In Bos indicus isolate NIAB-ARS_2022 breed Sahiwal x Tharparkar chromosome 25, NIAB-ARS_B.indTharparkar_mat_pri_1.0, whole genome shotgun sequence, the DNA window TTAGAAAAACTTTAACAACACGGTGAGCTGGAGGAAATGATTCTAAAGTTCCTTCCAACTCCACAGTTTAGtgagctgctgctttttttttctgttaaatgttTATAGTATCTACTTCTAGAAGGACAGTCAGAGATAAGGTACATAATAGTGCCCGgcacaggcttccttggtggtccaatggttaagaatccccttgcaatgcaggggacaggagttcgatccctgatcccagaagatcctacatgctgtggagcaactaaacttgtgtgccacaagtactgggctcttgtgctctagagcctatgctctgcaacaggacaagccaccgcaatgagaagcccctgcaccacaagtagagaaaagcccttgtGTAGCAGCAGAGATCCAGCGCAgccccaaaaaattaattaaaaaaacaagtgcctggcacagggaacttaatggttaggactcagtgctttcactgcaggagcccaggtttgatccctagtcagggaactaacatcctgcaAGCTGCCGAGCACAGcccccaaaatggaaaaaagtacAATACTGACGTCTCCAACTACAAAAGAAGTGTCTAGCACAGAATAGTTGTTTAGTCTCTATTGAGTACCAGTCTATGGAATAGACTAAGAAATCCCAATCCAACCTCCAGGAAAGTACCAACCTCAGCCACTAGAGGGCAATCTCAGTCACACGGCTCGAAATGAGACTCAGATACCGCTGAGGTGGCAGGCACCCCTCCGGATACACCAGCCTTTCCCATGCCGGGAAACTCACTCCTACTCAGGAAACCTGGCTCCACGCTGAACTCCATGGTGTTTTCTCTGAGTCACTATATTCTCCTGTAGTTGCAAAATGATCTGGCAAAAGTCCCTGAAAGGCTTTTTGCTGCTTACTGAGTAACATCCAAACTCCTTGTCGGAATCAGAGGCCTTCCTCAACGTGGTCCCAACCTACCTCTCCAGCCTAAACTCCCCTTAACCCTTCATAGTGCAGACATACTGGACAATTCGTGCTCCTGCCTCCGTGCCATGGTTACCCTGCTCCTTCTTCTTGAAGCCTTTGCTTTATCCTGACCTTCTGAAACTCTGCTCCTTTTCAGCAATGCAATGCTACCTGCTCAATTATCCCCTCCTCACTTCTatagagcagcagtccccaacctctttgggaccagggaccagttcCATGGAAGACAATTCTTCCACGGACCGAGGGTAGGGAATGGTTTCATGATAATTCTCATAAGGAATGTACAACCTAGATCCCTCGCATGCGTAGGTCATAGCAGGGTTCACGCTCCCATGAGAATCTAATGTTACCCCTGGTGtgacaggaggtggagctcaggcaGTAACGTGAGCGATGGGGAGTGGCTGGAAATACAAACGAAGCTTTGCTCCTTGCTAGCCTGTCCCTCACTCCTGCTGTGCAACCTGATTTCTAACAGTTGCGGGAGATCCCTAGAGTGATCTTGCCCACCCCTGAGTTTACCCTACATATTACATCCACCCATTCTGGATTACAGTGATTTCTGTTTGTGCATCTTCAGTGGAAGAGAAACTCCATAAGTAGAAAGGCCAGTGGGGTAATGTGCCCAGGATAACCCAAGTGGCCTAAATGGGATTCTAATCCAGGCAACCTGACTCCAGAGAGCTCTTGCTCTTAACTACTAATTCACACTATCCAGTAATCTTTTATCAGCCCCAGTTCCTAGCTCAGAGCTTTGCACACAGTGCCAGTCAATAGCTTATCAAATGAATAACaccaccaataaaaaaaaaaaaacattgatctAATTAGCACATCTTGAACCTTCACTGACTTGTGGGTTACTGGGAACTAGCAACTCTCAGTGTTAATAATCTGAATTAGAATGCCTGACCATAGATCTAATTATGAGCAATTTCAGAATCATAATTACTGTTCCATTTTGTCTCTTGATCTTTAATGCATCCAAGGACCTACTCCCAGCTTCCAAGGAAGACAAAACAACGTGAATACTTACTGAAGCCTAGGAGATGTGTTTTGTGAAGCTCCCAGCTCACATTTTCACTGTGAAGTGATGGAGATGGACTGGATGGTCTCTGAGGGCCCTCTCTTCAGTTTTAACAGTCTGGGAGACAGAATGTAATTAAAAAGAACTTCTGCCTGTGTGTCAGAAGATACATGTTAGTCTCAGCTCCTCAACTCTCAGATTTCCCACTCTGTAAAACTTGATTCACCTATTCCAAAATTTCTGAGTGTCTACGTTTGACTgtagggatgggggtgggtgggggctacagcaatgaacaagacagacatgGCCCCCTGCTCATCCAGCTCAGAAAACCAGATGACACCCACACTGTGGGGTTGTTCTAATGAAGAAACTGACCTGGACCAAATGCTGTGTAAACTATAAAGTCTAGCACAGGAGCAAAAGATGATCATCTCGACAGGGTTCCAATTTTTGTCAAACCCAAGGACAACAAAAATGTTAGCTATCCTGCTGTTTCTGGTTTTCACCAAATCCAGTCCACGAATCCCTCACCTCTTCCCTACGCCTCCATGTAAAGGTAGGCTGGGATTATCTGTCCTCAGGATACAAGCACTGCCAGGTTGCTGAGGTCCGGTTCCCAGCCCACTTTGACAGGTCTCCACCCGAAAACCATTAGGCAGGGAGTCAAGATGCCTGGGCTTTCCAGCAATCAAGTCaccttcagtttccacatctgtgaaagAGGCCACATGTGTGAGGAAGCCACCTCCCACGGCTACTATGAAATAAGCATCGTATCACTCAGCATTGGGCCTGGCTCCAGGAGGTTCCACCTCAAGCCCCGGGCCACTCCTCGGGCTGAGTGGGGGCAGCGGGGCCACGTGGCCTGGTCTGGGTCCCGGCTCCAGCACTCATTTGCTAGGTGGCTCTGGGTGAGGTCACCGGGCCGCCCTACAGGTCAGCATtcggtgagggggtggggggagggtctgGACAGTCTCGAGACTGCCCTGGGGAGCTTCTACGTTGACTGGAGCAGACGAGGCCGACAGGTGCCAGGGACCACAGCCCCAGCGACGGGAAAGCCGGGCGCGCGCGGCGGGGAGGGTCACGTGATGCcgcgggggcgggcgggggcggggcctggcgcGCGCGGCTCCGCGGGTGAGAGGGCGGGCGGGAAGGGGCGGGGCCTCGGGCGGGGCCGCCGGGGGGAGGCGGGCGGGCGGGAGGGGAGGAGTGgagatggcggcggcggcggcggctcaggggggcgggggcggggagcccCGGGGAACTGATGGGGTCGGCCCGGGGGTCCCAGGGGAGGTAGAGATAGTAAAGGGGCAGCCGTTCGACGTGGGCCCGCGCTACACGCAGCTGCAGTACATCGGCGAGGGCGCGTACGGCATGGTCAGGTAAGGGGCGTTCAGGGGGAGGGGGCGTctttggggagggggcggggaggggtgctGAGAGCTCTCTGGGCCTTGCGGACTCTGAGCATCCTGAAGAAGCTGGGGCTTCAGGAGGCTGGGGAGCGTCCCAGCCAGAGGGCCTTTGAGTGCTTTCTGGGGGAGGGGGTCACTGCGTAAGGTCTCAGGAGAGGAGGTTTGGGAGCTTTGAACCGACTATTCAATAATGAAGGGTAGGGCATCTGAGTGTATGTGGGGGAGCTCTGGGGACCTTGGGGACCCCATAGACACGGGGTGAGGAGAAGAGAATTAGTCTTCTTGGGGAGGTGATATCCTtagtgaaggaggagagagggtcCCCTCACTGGGGAGAGGATGCCCTGGATCACCCCCTAGTGAGGCTTGCCAAGGAGTTTGGGAAAAAAGAGCAAAGCTCAGGgctgggcggggtggggtggggctttgGGCCTGGGGCCAGGGACCCAGTGAGCCATGAGGGGTCCAGGAACACCTTCCTGCAACTTTTAGGAGGGGTCTGTGAGTTCTCCTATCCGCACTGGGTGCTCTGGGCCTTTGTTCATCTGGACATAGCTCTGCTGCCCAGGAACCTCCCCCTGACACCCGCCCCGGccctgcctctcccttctctccagtCCCTCCTCCGACTCCCTCCTTCTCACTGTATTTGCCTCATTGTCCAGTCCTCCACATCTCCCACCCGCTGGACCTGTCTTGGCTTGAGGGAGCCCATCGTGGGAAGGGGAGGATGAGGGGTCAGGGCAGCTCAAATGGAAAGGGTTGAGGAGAGGGGAAGTCAGTGAGCGGTCAGTCTCTTCCTCTGTTTGTGAAGTCACCGAAGGGCTGCCTGGCTGGTCCCCAGCTTTCTCCCTGGAGATCCCAGGCCTTCACAGCAGGAAGGAACCAGCATTGTTTATGACTGGCCAGAGCCCTCTCCTGCTCCCTCCCCGCCCTGCCAAGGCCTGGGTGGGGCCACCAGGCCTGGACACCAACATCTCTCTGGCCCTCTCAGCTCAGCTTACGACCACGTGCGCAAGACTCGAGTGGCCATCAAGAAAATCAGCCCCTTTGAGCATCAGACCTACTGCCAGCGCACATTGCGAGAGATTCAGATTCTGCTGCGCTTCCGCCATGAGAACGTCATTGGCATCCGAGACATTCTGCGGGCACCCACCCTGGAAGCCATGAGGGATGTGTATCCTTCACCTGGGCCAGACGGCTGGCCAGGCCCAGCCTCAGAGCTGCGCTGGGAGAATGGGGGcttgttttctcttcccttcttcccaacCTCCCTCCAAACAAACCCAGTAAAGGAAACTTTCCAGCGGTCAAGAGGCCACAGAGTAAGAAGGCAGGGAGGCCTCAAATGAATCCTGGCCTGCTGTGGCTAGgcagtgtggccttgggcaagtctgttctctctatCTGGGCTTCGTAGGGGGCTGGGCAAGATGGGCTCTGTGGAAGCTTTGTCCTCTGGCATCGGCAGTTCTGTGAGGAGATCCAGCCTCTGCCCACAGTCAGCTCTTTTGTTTAACTGATGGCAATTCTTGTTTCTCTGGGTCCTCAGACTGGCAGGAAGGCAGGTGGGAAGAACACTGCCCTGTTTTGAGGGCCCACTGTGAGTCTGGTGCGGCTCAAGCCGAGTGCTTTGACATTTTCTATTCTAACTCCCAGCTGCCCTAGGAGATGGGTCTCAGCAGCTccatttcaaagatgaggaaactgaggctcagaaaactgaaataaaatcaagTGCTTCTGTGGctgcctcttcccctcccccagacgAGAACCTgtcccctctctgggcttcctgctcAGAGTCCCACCCCAGTCACCTGTGGACTTGTACCTTGCCCAGGGAGGAACAGACCTGCCTTTGTggccaccccccccaccccccccacacacattgCTCTCCTAGTTTGTGGTTCACTTCCTGCCTGGCTCTGTTAGGAGCTTATAACACCTATCacctctcccctgccccaccctcccccaccatccCAGTCCTCCACCCAAGTGTGGTGATCTGTACTGCACTGTCTGCAGCCCCCACCACAAACTGTGGGCAGGAAACTTCCACACTCACCCTCAGCTTGTCGTGTGACCTTAACCAAGtcactgcagcatgccgggcgtCTTCATCTTTAAGATAGCAGGGTTGGTCCAAGTGTTCTCAGAAGGCCCTTTTGAGGCTGACTCTGAAAGACAGCCATAACTGAGTCTTCCAGAAACAACCCACATGgcgtttatttgtttatttatgtttaattcttttttaatcttagaGTATAAAAGGACATTTACTCCTCTGTCTTCAGGTGTAGGGCCAAGCCCCCGGAGTAGGAGCGTGCCACTGGGAAGTTTCTCCTCATTCGTCTTGCACAAACCATCCCCATAAGGCAGgcatttatttttaagcaaacatttattgCCTGCCAGATGGTGTTCATACATAATCTCATTTAACCTTCTCAATAGCCATGTGGCTCAGGCTTTTATAACAGCAATACTAGTTCACGTTTGCTGAGCATTTACAACGTGCCAGGCACCAAGCTGGCTGCACTGCCTGGGTCATCTCTCAACTAATCTTTACCCTCACTCTCtagaaaggttttttttccccttactttacagatgaggaagagaGGCGCAGACAGGGCTTGAGTTCCTAAAAATGAATGAGCAGTGCAGGAATGGTTGACACTGGCAGGTGAACTCCAGGGTTACTGCTCTTAGCTGGGACGTTCTCCTGCTTCCCATagtttattatccccattttctcAATAGGGAGACTGGGGCCACAGAACTGAGATGCTTTGCTCAGGGTCACCAGCTGAGATCCAGCAGAGGCCTTGAGCTCACCTGCTGAGTGTGGGCCTTGCCCAGCTCATGATATGAGCTGGCAGATCTGTTGAGTCCCAGGGGCATCAGCTGGAGGGATGTGAAACCTGGTCAGCAGAGTCTGTTCTTCTTAACCAGTTgcctcccactgcccccacctGGGGGCCCTCTGGCACCCACCTCAGCTACATCGTACAGGACCTGATGGAGACAGACCTGTACAAATTGCTCAAAAGCCAGCAGCTGAGCAACGACCATGTATGCTACTTCCTGTACCAGATCCTGCGGGGCCTGAAGTATATCCACTCCGCCAACGTGCTCCACCGGGATTTAAAGCCCTCCAACCTGCTCATCAACACCACCTGCGACCTTAAGGTCTGAGGGTTGCGTGCCCGTCTCCTTCTGCCCCTGGGGTCTCAGGCTTCAGGGTGACCAGTAGTCCCCTTCCCACCATGGGTAGGAGAGACATGGCGATATGATTAGTTGGGCCCAGGAGGCCTTGAGCACTGAGCTCAGCAGCCTGGTTTGCATTCTAGATCTGTGATTTCGGTCTTGCCCGGATTGCTGATCCCGAGCATGACCACACTGGCTTTCTGACGGAATACGTGGCCACACGCTGGTACCGGGCCCCAGAGATCATGCTTAACTCCAAGGTAGGGGGCCCACCCACCTGTGAAGGGAAGAGACCGGATACCGGAAAGCCCTGCAGCCACCTCTTGAGTCCAGCACTGACCCTCATGATGCAGGAAGTCTCCCCTCTGGGCCTTGTCACACTATTCTGGTCCTTGGGCTATGGAAAGAAACAGGATTCACTCCCCAGGCCTCTGCCCTCTGCTTCCCTGGCTGGTGTTGACCCTAGGGTCAGGGGTGCTGGCTTGGCCCAGGAGCCCACCACTTTCTCCTCCCCAGGGCTACACCAAGTCCATCGACATCTGGTCTGTGGGCTGCATTCTGGCTGAGATGCTCTCCAACCGGCCCATCTTCCCCGGCAAGCACTACCTGGACCAGCTCAACCACATTCTGGGTAGGGGGGATTGGCCAGCTGAGTGGGAGGGAAACTCGCTTACTGGAGGTGAGATTTCTATAGGGTCaaagttcccaggtggctcagaagataaaaagtctgcctgcagtgaaggagacccgggatccatccctgggtcaggaagatcctctggagaaggaaatggcaacccactccagtattcttgcctggaaaatcccatggacggaggagcctggcaggctatatatagtctGCGGGAGTCAGGTCAGGGGGACCACCACGTGTAGTCCAGGAGCCCCTACAGCATTCACAGTGTTTCACTGAGTTACAGATACTGTCCCCATTTGATAGACGGGAAAAGCAAGGCTCCATACACCCCACACTTAGGAAGTGCTtgggccaggatttgaacctggggcTGCCAGATCCAGACCCCCTGCTCTTCACCCCCATAGTATTGACTGGGAGATAATGGTTGGCCTGGAGCAGGTTGGTGGAGGGCTCTTATTCTTGGCTCCTTCTGTTTGCAGAAGGGAGAGATTGCTTACCACGTCACCTGCCTTACCCACAGGTATTCTAGGCTCCCCATCCCAGGAGGACCTGAATTGTATCATCAACATGAAGGCCCGAAACTACCTACAGTCTCTGCCCTCCAAGACCAAGGTGGCCTGGGCCAAGCTTTTTCCTAAGTCAGACCCCAAAGGTGAGAGAGACTTGGGAACTTGTGTGATAAAAACTGGGTGTAGAGGAAGGTACAAGAGCCCAGCAGCTGTCTGGGACACAGAGGCCTCTGGACCAATAGGCCTCTGAACACAGAGAAGCCAAGTAGTGCTTCTGAGAGCTTCTCTGACCTTCCCTTTGACCTCTGACCCCTGAACTTCCTAGCTCTTGACCTGCTGGACCGGATGTTGACCTTTAACCCCAACAAACGGATCACAGTGGAAGAAGCGCTGGCTCACCCCTACCTGGAGCAGTACTATGACCCAACGGATGAGGTGGGCCAGCCACTAGTGGCAGGGCTGACAGATGGACAGGGGTCTTCCCTCAGTCCCTGCCCTGAGCCACCTCACTTCTTTGCCACCGCAGCCAGTGGCCGAGGAACCTTTCACCTTCGACATGGAGCTGGATGATCTACCCAAGGAACGACTGAAGGAGCTCATCTTCCAGGAGACAGCCCGCTTCCAGCCTGGGGTGCTGGAAGCCTCCTAACCTGGCCGGCTGCCTCTGCTCCTGGGGCCTGGTGAGTGCCTCCCCTGCCCCTGCACAGATTCACCCTGAGACCAGAATGCCCAACGCCTCCGTGAGGTCACAAGCCTGCTCACATCCACGAGCCACGTGTTTGGTGGCAACAGAAGGGCTAGAGCCTGCCTCGGCCACAGACCTGCGGTCCCCAGCCCCGCATGTCTCCCCCATGTCAAAATCTTGCAGACTCCAGCCCCAGGTCACGAAGGGCCCCCCTTACCCACCTGAGGAAACGGAGCCAGGGTTTGGCTCCCCCAgggcaggcagagaggcagggggaGCAGTAATTGCTTTGGGAGGAGCCAGCAGCACCCAGCCTGAcccacatgccaggcttctcacCTGGTGTCCAGGTCAGCAGTTCACACACCTGCGGGAACCTGGCTGGGGCTACACCCACACTGCTGTGCGGACCTCCTCTCATTTCCTGTCTGTCTTTGGCCAGCTGTAACCTGATAACAGCAAGGCAGACACACCCGGGTTCAAAGCCCAGCTCTGCTACTTAATAAGGGCTGTGTGATATTGTGCAAGACACCTCACCttgctgggcctcagtctcctggaGACCACCTGATAATGAGAGCAAACTCCTGCAAGACGTTTGCCTGTATCGATTCACTTAGTCCCGATAGCAGTACCTTGAAATGGGTATTAATATCACCCGCACTGACAGATAAGGAAAGCCAGCTGCGTGCCACTCAGCCGCAAGGTGATAGGAGGGAAGTGAGGGTCGGGGCTCTGGCAGGTCAGCCACTGGTGCTAATGGTTCCTTTCCTGCCTGCCTTTTTGTCTAggccctgcctcctgcctgcccctcccctgctGGACTGTTAGAAAATGGACTGTGTGCCCAGCCTAGACCCCCCCGACAGCCCAGGTCGGGGTGGAGGGCGGGCCTGGCCACCTCCCTTCGCTTTGCTCAGGCGTCCTGCCTCAGGCAGGCCAACAcgcccttccttccctcctcccacccccacccccctgccccggACCTGAGGGGCTCAGGTGGCCCCAAAGCAAATTCCCCTCTGCTGCTCTGCCTTTGTCTGCCCGGCTCTCCCAGTCTCTGGTAGTTCTGGAATCCAAGGGCTCTGGTTGCCTCGGACTGACTGaggggcggtgggggaggggcgaGGAGGACACGAGATGGGACTCAGGGTCAGCCCTGCCCCTCTGGCCTCGTTAAAACCCCACCCTGTTTTCCCTGAAGGAACATTCCTAAGGCTCAAGGGCTAGTACCCCTGAGGAGCGGGGGCCCAGGTCTCAACCCCTCCCCTA includes these proteins:
- the MAPK3 gene encoding mitogen-activated protein kinase 3 produces the protein MAAAAAAQGGGGGEPRGTDGVGPGVPGEVEIVKGQPFDVGPRYTQLQYIGEGAYGMVSSAYDHVRKTRVAIKKISPFEHQTYCQRTLREIQILLRFRHENVIGIRDILRAPTLEAMRDVYIVQDLMETDLYKLLKSQQLSNDHVCYFLYQILRGLKYIHSANVLHRDLKPSNLLINTTCDLKICDFGLARIADPEHDHTGFLTEYVATRWYRAPEIMLNSKGYTKSIDIWSVGCILAEMLSNRPIFPGKHYLDQLNHILGILGSPSQEDLNCIINMKARNYLQSLPSKTKVAWAKLFPKSDPKALDLLDRMLTFNPNKRITVEEALAHPYLEQYYDPTDEPVAEEPFTFDMELDDLPKERLKELIFQETARFQPGVLEAS